One genomic segment of Arenicella xantha includes these proteins:
- a CDS encoding superoxide dismutase has protein sequence MSFELPALPYDRDALAPRISAETIDYHYGKHHQAYVNNLNGMIEGTDHAGKSLEDIIRSSDGGLFNNAAQVWNHTFYWHSLSPNGGGEPSGDLAAAITSTFGSFAEFKDKFTASAGGNFGSGWTWLVKNASGELEIVNTSNADTPITDPSVTPLLTVDVWEHAYYVDYRNARPEYLKNFWELANWEFAAQNYAA, from the coding sequence ATGTCATTTGAATTACCTGCCCTTCCTTACGACCGTGATGCTCTTGCACCACGCATTTCAGCCGAGACAATCGACTATCATTACGGCAAACACCACCAAGCCTATGTCAACAACTTGAACGGCATGATCGAAGGTACCGACCATGCGGGCAAGTCACTAGAAGACATCATCCGAAGCAGTGATGGCGGCTTGTTTAATAACGCGGCCCAAGTATGGAACCATACTTTTTATTGGCACAGCCTAAGCCCAAATGGCGGCGGTGAACCGAGTGGTGATCTGGCGGCTGCCATTACCTCTACCTTTGGCTCATTCGCTGAGTTCAAAGACAAATTCACAGCTAGCGCTGGCGGCAACTTCGGTTCAGGCTGGACTTGGTTAGTAAAAAATGCGTCTGGTGAGCTTGAGATTGTTAACACCAGCAATGCCGACACACCAATCACCGACCCGAGCGTGACCCCGCTATTAACGGTTGATGTTTGGGAGCACGCTTACTATGTGGACTACCGCAATGCACGACCAGAATACTTGAAAAACTTCTGGGAACTAGCAAACTGGGAGTTTGCAGCGCAAAATTACGCAGCATAG
- a CDS encoding DNA polymerase III subunit chi — MKQVDFYLISNHVNQAKFKLAGRLANKLQRLDKRALIVTESSADTAALDSILWSFSDTSFVAHDKLEEAKPLSAVHIGGQNDVTPTVLERQYDVLINVGTTIPLFSHHFARIAEIVDADDDAKQAARARYKRYQSEGFELKTHTIEL, encoded by the coding sequence ATGAAGCAGGTTGATTTTTATCTGATTTCGAATCACGTTAATCAAGCCAAGTTTAAACTGGCTGGTCGTTTAGCCAACAAGCTGCAACGCTTGGATAAACGCGCGCTGATTGTGACTGAGTCCAGTGCCGATACCGCCGCACTGGATTCAATTCTATGGTCGTTTTCAGATACCAGCTTCGTTGCTCACGACAAACTTGAAGAAGCAAAGCCGTTGTCGGCAGTCCATATCGGAGGTCAAAATGACGTGACTCCGACAGTGCTCGAACGGCAGTACGATGTATTAATCAACGTCGGCACCACAATCCCGCTATTTAGCCATCACTTTGCTCGAATAGCCGAGATTGTGGATGCTGACGACGATGCAAAACAAGCCGCCAGAGCACGATATAAACGCTACCAGTCGGAAGGATTCGAGCTAAAAACGCATACAATCGAACTATAA
- the lptG gene encoding LPS export ABC transporter permease LptG: MRILDLYIGKILLRYIMVTIVVLLGLFTFVSFIDELGDLDRGSYGIMQVLQHVILSIPKTLYEVFPMAALIGSILGLSTLARDSELVVMRAAGISIQRIVFSVVKVGILLAVVAMIMGEVVSPYTETRALEVKAESIQNKGGRKGNFGVWMRDDNTYVNIGEVLPDLTLLNIKIFEFDNQNYLRFLSTAKQGEYSEDNQRWVLKGLRRTMINDESSAADEVTAAYWSTVVEPEILRVFQTKADQLSIWQLKNYIAHLKSNKQDTSSYELTFWSKIVTPFATLVMLILAVPFVFKESRSGNLGRSLFSGIMIGLAFFILNQAFSYFVTLFSIPPMLGAALPTMLVCALSIHMIRRIV; encoded by the coding sequence ATGAGGATTCTTGATCTTTACATCGGCAAGATTTTGTTGCGCTACATCATGGTTACGATTGTGGTGCTGCTTGGTCTATTTACCTTCGTGAGCTTTATTGATGAGCTAGGTGATTTGGATCGAGGTAGCTACGGGATTATGCAAGTTCTGCAACACGTTATCCTGAGCATTCCGAAGACCTTATATGAAGTCTTTCCGATGGCCGCCTTGATTGGCTCTATTTTGGGTTTGTCGACGCTCGCGCGAGACTCAGAGTTAGTCGTAATGCGAGCGGCGGGCATTTCAATTCAGCGCATCGTCTTTTCAGTAGTCAAAGTCGGTATTTTATTGGCTGTCGTCGCCATGATCATGGGCGAGGTTGTGTCGCCTTATACAGAGACGCGGGCGCTCGAAGTCAAAGCGGAGTCGATTCAAAATAAAGGCGGGCGCAAAGGTAATTTTGGGGTTTGGATGCGAGATGACAATACCTACGTCAATATTGGCGAGGTATTGCCTGATTTAACGTTATTGAACATCAAAATATTTGAGTTCGATAATCAGAATTATTTGCGCTTTCTCTCGACTGCTAAACAAGGCGAATACAGTGAAGACAACCAGCGTTGGGTTCTGAAAGGTTTACGGCGCACGATGATTAATGACGAGAGTTCGGCGGCGGACGAAGTTACCGCGGCGTACTGGAGTACTGTGGTCGAGCCTGAAATTTTACGTGTGTTCCAAACCAAAGCTGACCAGCTTTCTATTTGGCAACTCAAAAACTACATTGCTCACCTAAAGTCGAATAAGCAAGATACATCTAGTTACGAGCTGACATTTTGGTCCAAAATTGTGACGCCATTTGCCACCTTGGTAATGTTGATTTTAGCCGTGCCTTTTGTATTTAAAGAATCTCGTAGTGGTAACCTTGGCCGTAGCTTGTTTTCTGGAATTATGATTGGTTTGGCGTTTTTTATCCTGAACCAAGCCTTCAGCTACTTTGTTACGCTATTTAGTATTCCACCGATGTTGGGGGCGGCTCTTCCGACCATGCTGGTCTGCGCGTTGAGTATTCATATGATACGGCGAATTGTCTGA
- a CDS encoding cell surface protein, whose product MADSTFHYLDKALSQVRDLGLMPEKVDEAPVVSLLQKLTDIDESKVVAIARTLTQASVFNDIVREQVSEMRVGERYEQITESFNSIRSDAKRMVDQLEDGKVDTFERINNVWMKVSRGDIASRFDEIKEVYLEVAEDSRDQIERERVILEAYQDFRGAIKQSEIYALDVLKQAEALWNSAKGALEQANSTVENYAGEDMTERAKLELARDERMRDFQFTEDRYQVAKDISDNLTVSYNTSEVIMARLMQTNSAKERVYKQAITFFGTNESVLTALTASFTGMFGLHESTQTLEAMKEGVSKSLEDLADIGGKVQEAAVRAGYGPTIRADAVKKLVDSVVSFQERSREIIDEMRVLSTKNAAEIRDSVEDGKQRMARIIQRGGSLPLSNKF is encoded by the coding sequence ATGGCCGATTCAACATTTCACTACCTCGACAAAGCGCTTTCTCAAGTCAGAGACCTCGGGTTAATGCCGGAAAAGGTTGATGAGGCGCCAGTTGTATCACTGCTCCAAAAACTCACCGATATTGACGAGAGTAAAGTAGTCGCTATCGCACGCACCTTAACCCAGGCCTCAGTGTTCAATGACATTGTTCGTGAACAGGTTTCCGAAATGCGAGTGGGCGAGCGATATGAGCAAATTACCGAATCGTTTAATTCGATTCGCAGCGATGCAAAGCGCATGGTGGACCAGTTGGAAGATGGCAAGGTTGACACCTTTGAGCGCATCAATAACGTATGGATGAAGGTCAGTCGTGGTGATATCGCATCACGGTTCGATGAGATAAAAGAGGTTTATTTAGAAGTGGCCGAGGACTCGCGTGATCAAATTGAGCGAGAGCGTGTGATTCTTGAGGCGTATCAAGATTTCCGCGGAGCGATCAAGCAGTCTGAGATTTATGCACTGGATGTGCTTAAGCAGGCCGAAGCCCTTTGGAACTCAGCCAAAGGTGCATTAGAGCAAGCCAATAGTACGGTGGAAAACTATGCTGGTGAGGATATGACCGAGCGTGCCAAGCTCGAGTTAGCGCGCGATGAGCGCATGCGAGATTTCCAATTTACCGAAGACCGTTACCAAGTTGCTAAAGACATTTCGGATAACCTCACGGTTAGCTATAACACCTCAGAAGTTATCATGGCACGATTAATGCAAACCAATAGTGCCAAGGAGCGTGTGTATAAGCAAGCGATTACGTTCTTTGGCACCAACGAATCAGTGCTTACCGCGTTAACGGCGTCGTTTACTGGGATGTTTGGTTTGCACGAAAGTACTCAAACGCTAGAAGCGATGAAAGAGGGCGTGTCGAAGAGTCTTGAAGACCTCGCTGATATTGGCGGCAAAGTGCAAGAAGCGGCTGTACGGGCCGGATATGGCCCAACCATTAGAGCTGATGCAGTTAAGAAGTTGGTCGATTCAGTGGTGAGTTTCCAAGAGCGGTCACGTGAAATTATTGATGAAATGCGTGTTTTATCTACCAAAAATGCGGCGGAAATCAGAGACTCAGTCGAAGATGGAAAGCAGCGTATGGCGCGAATTATTCAGCGTGGTGGCTCGTTGCCCTTATCGAATAAGTTTTAG
- a CDS encoding RDD family protein — MQSVGLFKRFLVMIYDGLLLFSLVFLSSALLMALYKFVIAPDALFELASTQASNRSLTDLGKLIGLIIVIINAITLGLFYYGWFWTHGGQTPGMKAWNLYLIKPNGKFVDWPLAIKRGLFAMVSWGAIGLGFTWILLNRENLAWHDILTDTKIIRHKPKSK; from the coding sequence ATGCAATCTGTCGGCCTATTTAAACGCTTCCTTGTCATGATTTATGACGGCCTGTTACTCTTTAGTCTAGTGTTTCTGTCTTCGGCATTATTAATGGCGTTGTATAAGTTTGTAATCGCTCCTGACGCGCTATTTGAGCTAGCAAGCACACAAGCAAGTAACCGGTCATTGACGGATTTAGGCAAGCTAATTGGCTTGATCATTGTCATCATCAACGCCATCACGCTTGGCTTATTTTACTATGGATGGTTCTGGACCCACGGCGGTCAAACGCCAGGAATGAAGGCTTGGAATTTATACTTAATCAAACCAAACGGTAAATTTGTTGATTGGCCGCTTGCTATTAAGCGCGGTTTATTCGCGATGGTTTCTTGGGGCGCTATCGGACTTGGCTTTACTTGGATTCTATTAAATCGAGAGAACCTAGCTTGGCACGACATACTCACCGACACCAAAATTATCCGGCACAAACCAAAGTCGAAATAG
- a CDS encoding DUF6384 family protein has product MPESAPQSAALEDIMVAMDVVDTLRHQEKLVARELDGEGRRERLLTRLRNMYAAQGIEVPDHVLEQGIAALEEERFQYKAVASSWRTRIAKIWVSRARWAKPVGFLSVLASALYAVYFTVDVLPQRQLLSSLPTQVRTSLSQIKAVAKKPEIVVEAERIAANAQAALAAGNLEVAESVLGNLTALNRQLNQSFTVRIVARPNKQSGVWRRPPGNPNGRNYYLIVEAVDAKNQPVELAIMNEENNKATKVTSWGLRVDEKTFNRVAADKKDDGIIQNNIVGHKPVGVLQMEYVVATSGATITEW; this is encoded by the coding sequence ATGCCAGAATCTGCTCCACAATCCGCTGCGCTTGAAGACATCATGGTTGCCATGGATGTGGTGGATACACTGCGTCACCAAGAAAAGCTGGTCGCCCGTGAGTTAGACGGCGAAGGTCGTCGGGAGCGCTTGTTAACTCGGCTCCGCAATATGTATGCAGCGCAGGGTATCGAAGTGCCCGATCATGTTTTGGAGCAAGGTATTGCGGCACTTGAGGAAGAGCGCTTTCAATATAAAGCTGTCGCCTCGAGTTGGCGTACTCGAATCGCTAAGATTTGGGTAAGTCGAGCGCGTTGGGCAAAACCAGTGGGTTTTCTTAGTGTGTTAGCAAGTGCGTTGTATGCGGTTTATTTTACTGTGGATGTTTTGCCGCAAAGACAATTGCTGAGCAGTCTGCCGACGCAAGTGCGGACCTCGCTATCACAGATTAAAGCGGTCGCTAAAAAGCCCGAAATTGTGGTTGAAGCAGAGCGTATCGCAGCAAATGCGCAGGCTGCTTTGGCGGCTGGTAATCTTGAGGTGGCCGAATCAGTGCTTGGTAACCTAACCGCTCTAAATCGACAGCTAAACCAGAGCTTCACGGTACGGATAGTGGCGCGGCCCAATAAACAGTCCGGTGTCTGGCGGCGCCCGCCAGGTAATCCCAACGGTCGAAATTACTACCTAATTGTTGAAGCTGTTGATGCGAAAAATCAACCGGTCGAGCTTGCCATCATGAATGAAGAGAACAATAAGGCAACCAAAGTGACTAGTTGGGGACTAAGGGTTGACGAGAAAACCTTTAATCGAGTCGCGGCGGACAAGAAAGATGATGGCATCATTCAAAACAATATTGTTGGGCACAAGCCGGTAGGTGTCTTGCAGATGGAGTACGTGGTTGCGACTAGTGGCGCAACCATAACGGAGTGGTAA
- a CDS encoding valine--tRNA ligase — protein MTNALDNQYQPANIEQAIYKRWEANNNFAARDSDSAYCIMIPPPNVTGSLHMGHAFQDTIMDLLTRYHRMKGDQTLWQVGTDHAGIATQMVVERQLAADNISRHDLGREKFIEKIWEWKAESGGTITGQLRRMGAAIDWTRERFTMDDGLSDAVQEVFVKLYEEDLIYRGKRLVNWDPVLHTAVSDLEVESAEENGHLWHLRYPLSDDPSSYLIVATTRPETMLGDSAVAVHPDDERYQHLVGKTIDLPLTDRKIPIIADDYVDPEFGSGCVKITPAHDFNDYEVGKRHDLAKINILDDNAAISLPDSPYHGLDRYVARKQIIADFESAGLLEKIDDHKLMVPRGDRSNAVIEPYLTDQWYVKVEPLAKQAIKVVEDGDIKFVPENWQNTYFEWMRNIEDWCISRQIWWGHRIPAWYDQDGNIFVARSLEEAQQKAGADAVLRQEEDVLDTWFSSALWPFSTLGWPQQTPELAKYYPTNVLVTGFDIIFFWVARMIMFGLKFTGQVPFKEVYIHGLVRDQEGQKMSKSKGNVLDPIDLIDGISLEALIEKRTRGLMQPKMAAKIEKSTRKQFPDGIESYGTDALRFTFASQATLGRDIRFDLARVEGYRNFCNKLWNASRYVLMNTQEHDCGQTNDTVELSLADRWIVSRLQQVEQEVIDKLESYRFDQVAQVLYRFVWDEYCSWYVELTKIVLNDENATPKQLRGTRRTLVRVLETTLRLIHPIMPFISEEIWQHVKPLAAVDGDTIMDCKFPVPNPEKIEQSAVDEMHWVQSIITGVRNIRGEMNISPSKLLPILLEGADQQTQHYLQANLAYLTKFGRFESITILSEGESAPESATALVGDTRVLIPLGSFIDASAEIARLSKDLEKAERDIAGVSGRLSNAAFVDKAPEDVISKAKKQLSDAESAKRLLLEQIERMKQFLEADA, from the coding sequence ATGACCAACGCGCTCGACAATCAGTATCAGCCAGCCAATATAGAACAGGCAATTTATAAACGCTGGGAAGCAAATAATAATTTTGCAGCGCGTGACTCAGACTCGGCCTACTGCATTATGATTCCCCCGCCGAATGTCACCGGTAGCTTACATATGGGGCACGCGTTTCAAGACACGATCATGGACCTGCTAACGCGCTACCATCGCATGAAAGGCGATCAAACGCTGTGGCAAGTCGGTACCGATCACGCTGGTATCGCGACGCAAATGGTGGTGGAACGCCAACTAGCGGCCGACAATATTTCGCGCCACGACCTTGGCCGTGAAAAATTTATCGAGAAAATTTGGGAATGGAAGGCTGAGTCGGGCGGCACAATTACCGGTCAACTGCGACGCATGGGCGCGGCTATCGATTGGACTCGTGAACGCTTCACGATGGACGATGGACTCTCCGACGCGGTCCAAGAAGTCTTCGTTAAATTGTATGAAGAAGACCTTATTTACCGAGGCAAACGCTTAGTCAATTGGGACCCAGTATTGCACACAGCGGTTTCTGATCTCGAGGTCGAATCAGCGGAAGAAAATGGCCACCTTTGGCATCTTCGCTATCCGCTAAGTGACGACCCAAGTAGTTACTTAATTGTCGCAACAACTCGGCCTGAGACCATGCTTGGTGATAGCGCCGTCGCGGTGCATCCTGATGACGAACGTTACCAACACTTAGTCGGCAAGACCATTGACTTGCCCTTAACTGATCGGAAAATTCCGATCATCGCGGATGATTACGTCGACCCTGAGTTCGGCTCGGGTTGCGTAAAGATTACCCCAGCTCATGACTTCAACGATTATGAAGTCGGCAAGCGACACGACTTAGCAAAGATAAACATATTAGATGATAATGCCGCAATTTCTCTGCCCGACTCACCGTACCACGGGCTCGATCGCTACGTCGCGCGCAAACAAATAATCGCTGATTTCGAGAGCGCTGGCCTGCTAGAAAAGATTGACGATCACAAACTAATGGTGCCTCGAGGAGACCGCTCGAATGCGGTTATTGAACCGTATTTGACAGACCAATGGTATGTCAAAGTTGAACCTTTGGCTAAACAAGCCATTAAAGTCGTGGAAGACGGCGATATTAAGTTCGTGCCGGAAAACTGGCAAAACACCTACTTTGAATGGATGCGCAACATTGAAGACTGGTGTATTTCTCGTCAAATCTGGTGGGGCCACCGAATTCCAGCGTGGTATGACCAAGATGGCAATATATTTGTAGCACGATCACTTGAAGAGGCTCAACAAAAAGCCGGAGCCGACGCCGTATTACGTCAAGAAGAAGACGTTCTCGACACTTGGTTCTCATCCGCCTTGTGGCCATTTTCAACTCTAGGTTGGCCACAACAAACACCAGAACTTGCCAAATACTATCCAACCAACGTGTTGGTCACCGGCTTCGATATCATTTTCTTCTGGGTTGCTCGAATGATCATGTTCGGCCTTAAATTCACTGGCCAAGTGCCTTTTAAAGAGGTCTACATTCACGGCTTAGTGCGTGACCAAGAAGGTCAAAAAATGTCTAAGTCTAAAGGCAATGTATTAGACCCTATTGATTTGATCGACGGCATCAGTTTAGAAGCGCTGATAGAAAAACGTACGCGTGGTTTAATGCAACCCAAGATGGCCGCCAAGATTGAAAAGTCGACGCGCAAACAATTCCCAGACGGCATTGAGTCCTACGGCACCGATGCACTGCGTTTTACCTTTGCAAGTCAGGCCACACTAGGAAGAGATATCCGCTTTGACTTAGCTCGAGTAGAAGGCTACCGGAATTTTTGTAATAAACTTTGGAACGCCTCACGTTATGTGTTGATGAACACACAAGAGCATGATTGCGGGCAAACCAATGATACGGTGGAACTTAGCTTAGCTGATCGCTGGATAGTTTCTCGCTTACAACAAGTTGAGCAAGAGGTAATCGATAAACTTGAAAGTTATCGCTTCGACCAAGTTGCTCAAGTGCTTTATCGCTTTGTATGGGACGAGTACTGCAGCTGGTACGTCGAACTCACCAAGATCGTATTAAACGATGAGAATGCCACACCAAAACAGTTACGCGGCACACGACGCACCTTGGTGCGCGTACTCGAAACCACATTGCGCTTGATTCATCCAATCATGCCGTTTATTAGCGAGGAAATTTGGCAGCACGTTAAACCACTAGCAGCGGTAGACGGTGATACCATAATGGACTGCAAGTTTCCGGTACCTAACCCAGAGAAAATTGAACAAAGTGCAGTTGACGAAATGCATTGGGTTCAGTCCATCATTACCGGGGTACGCAATATCCGCGGTGAAATGAATATTAGCCCAAGCAAATTGCTGCCAATTTTGTTAGAAGGTGCAGATCAACAAACGCAGCACTACCTTCAAGCAAATCTAGCGTACTTAACCAAGTTTGGTCGCTTCGAATCAATCACCATTCTCTCGGAAGGCGAAAGCGCACCAGAGTCAGCAACCGCGCTAGTCGGTGACACTCGAGTATTGATTCCGCTTGGTTCTTTTATTGATGCCAGTGCTGAAATCGCGCGCTTAAGTAAAGACCTCGAAAAAGCGGAGCGTGATATCGCTGGCGTTAGTGGTCGCCTAAGCAATGCAGCGTTTGTCGACAAAGCGCCGGAAGATGTCATTAGTAAAGCGAAGAAACAATTGTCTGATGCTGAATCGGCAAAACGATTGTTATTGGAGCAGATTGAACGAATGAAGCAGTTTTTGGAGGCCGACGCTTAA
- the lptF gene encoding LPS export ABC transporter permease LptF: MIIDKSFITEVLRTALAVTFVIISIFLVMRVMGFLSQAAEGIIPVGGVLSLVVLKMVSYLDVMLPLMFYIALIMVLNRWYSDQEMAVLASAGLGLFHFLKPLGVLIIMLGGLVAFFSFYLTPLSLAQGYKLEQEFRQSSEVSGVVTGRFVEAKDGNGVYFIEDYNRKTGNYENVFAYRASFEREGVVVAKTAYRTEDEKTQDQFLVLINGSRYEGVPGSPDYRVVDFEKYALRIEPKNQTKLYLPVRSRPNSELMDADDPKLRSEWYWRVAKIFTLPVLAIFALALSHVDSRRGKSTGLILAFLVYLTYTNLLGYTVALVKKGEATTGLPIWSVHAAYFLLACYCLYRRNYNLPLIPQIRFRPRQAKVA, translated from the coding sequence ATGATTATCGACAAATCCTTTATCACCGAGGTATTGCGTACAGCGCTGGCCGTTACGTTTGTAATTATCAGTATTTTTCTCGTAATGCGGGTTATGGGATTCCTTAGTCAAGCGGCGGAAGGAATCATTCCTGTTGGCGGAGTATTGAGTCTAGTGGTGTTGAAAATGGTGTCCTATTTGGATGTCATGCTGCCGCTGATGTTTTACATAGCACTGATTATGGTATTAAACCGTTGGTACTCAGATCAAGAGATGGCGGTACTGGCTAGCGCAGGATTGGGATTATTTCATTTTTTGAAGCCGCTCGGTGTGTTGATTATTATGCTGGGCGGGCTAGTTGCGTTTTTTTCCTTCTATCTAACGCCGTTGTCGTTAGCGCAAGGTTACAAGCTCGAGCAAGAGTTTCGTCAGAGTAGTGAAGTCTCTGGTGTTGTTACGGGCCGCTTCGTTGAAGCTAAAGACGGGAATGGGGTTTATTTTATTGAAGACTACAACCGCAAGACTGGTAACTATGAGAACGTATTCGCTTATCGCGCATCGTTTGAGCGAGAAGGCGTGGTGGTTGCAAAAACCGCATATCGCACGGAAGATGAAAAGACGCAAGACCAGTTTTTAGTGCTTATTAACGGCTCTCGTTATGAAGGTGTGCCGGGCTCGCCCGATTATCGCGTGGTTGATTTCGAGAAATATGCCTTACGCATTGAGCCGAAGAATCAAACCAAGTTGTATCTTCCTGTGCGCTCTCGACCCAATAGTGAGTTGATGGATGCCGACGATCCGAAGTTGCGTAGTGAGTGGTATTGGCGAGTCGCTAAAATATTTACTCTGCCAGTGCTGGCTATTTTCGCACTGGCTTTGAGTCATGTTGACTCGCGTAGAGGAAAGTCGACCGGATTGATATTGGCTTTCTTGGTGTATCTCACGTATACCAACCTGCTGGGTTACACGGTCGCGCTGGTGAAGAAAGGTGAGGCCACCACAGGGCTGCCGATTTGGTCAGTTCACGCAGCCTACTTTTTGTTGGCATGTTACTGCTTATATAGGCGTAACTACAATTTGCCGCTGATTCCTCAGATACGTTTTCGACCGCGTCAAGCGAAGGTGGCCTAG
- a CDS encoding leucyl aminopeptidase produces MKILFKSAKNLQQKTDCLVVALKPLKKIASQNSELNAATDGALDRLQSSKQFAAAQGEIVSLMVPSGLAANHVLMLGTGTEKNLSTETVREILESVASKLKALKVNSATFDLDALVAKSDIETVSRHLIEALGDIEYQYVMQPKSARGPKPNAEFKATLWCEDKKLLGLAKKSAAIGLAIHNGKTLAKDLGNMPGNVCTPTYLASQARQLGRSHGLKVKILSEKQMEELGMGSLLSVSKGSREPAKLIIMEYKGAKSSKAAPHVLVGKGLTFDAGGISLKPSPKMDEMKYDMCGAASVFGAIQAAAEMELPINVVGIIPSSENLPDGIANKPGDVVTSMSGQTIEILNTDAEGRLILCDALTYAERYKPASVIDIATLTGAVIVALGHQTAGVLGNNQEMIDEVLQAGETSLDFAWQLPIKETYKKQLKSDFADLANIGGPSAGTITAACFLSYFTENFRWTHLDIAGTAWGGSAGKRATGRAVPILTQYLIDRC; encoded by the coding sequence GTGAAAATTTTATTCAAGTCCGCAAAAAATCTTCAACAGAAAACTGACTGCTTAGTAGTGGCACTAAAACCTCTCAAGAAAATTGCATCGCAAAACAGCGAATTAAATGCTGCTACCGACGGCGCTTTAGACCGTTTACAGTCAAGCAAACAGTTTGCTGCCGCTCAAGGAGAGATAGTCAGCCTAATGGTGCCATCTGGCCTAGCCGCGAACCATGTATTAATGCTGGGTACCGGCACCGAAAAGAACCTATCGACCGAAACAGTTCGCGAGATACTCGAGTCGGTTGCCAGCAAATTAAAAGCACTCAAAGTGAATAGCGCGACATTTGACCTAGACGCATTGGTCGCCAAAAGCGATATCGAAACAGTTAGTCGCCATTTAATCGAAGCGCTTGGCGATATCGAGTACCAATATGTGATGCAGCCTAAATCTGCGCGTGGCCCAAAACCCAACGCCGAATTTAAAGCGACCCTGTGGTGTGAAGACAAAAAACTACTCGGCTTAGCAAAGAAGTCTGCGGCCATCGGCTTGGCGATCCATAACGGTAAAACGCTCGCCAAGGATCTCGGTAATATGCCAGGGAACGTCTGTACCCCGACCTACCTGGCCAGCCAAGCTCGACAACTCGGTCGATCGCATGGTCTGAAAGTCAAAATCTTGTCGGAAAAACAGATGGAAGAGCTGGGTATGGGCTCATTGCTGTCGGTAAGCAAAGGCAGCCGTGAACCGGCTAAGTTAATCATCATGGAATACAAAGGCGCTAAAAGCAGCAAAGCCGCGCCGCACGTGTTAGTAGGCAAAGGTCTAACCTTTGATGCCGGCGGTATATCACTCAAACCGTCGCCCAAAATGGACGAGATGAAATATGATATGTGCGGTGCAGCCAGCGTGTTTGGCGCTATTCAAGCGGCCGCCGAAATGGAACTGCCCATCAACGTTGTTGGCATTATCCCAAGCTCTGAAAACCTGCCAGACGGTATAGCTAATAAGCCAGGCGACGTGGTCACCAGTATGTCAGGCCAAACTATTGAAATTTTAAACACCGATGCCGAAGGTCGATTAATATTATGCGACGCACTAACCTATGCCGAACGCTATAAACCAGCATCTGTGATCGACATCGCCACACTGACCGGCGCCGTCATCGTCGCGCTAGGGCATCAAACAGCCGGAGTCCTCGGCAATAATCAAGAGATGATCGACGAAGTGCTTCAAGCTGGCGAAACCAGCCTTGATTTCGCCTGGCAACTACCGATTAAAGAGACCTATAAAAAGCAGCTCAAAAGTGATTTTGCCGATCTTGCCAACATTGGTGGGCCATCTGCAGGAACCATTACAGCTGCGTGTTTTCTGTCTTATTTCACTGAGAATTTTCGCTGGACTCATCTCGACATCGCAGGCACAGCATGGGGCGGTTCAGCAGGTAAGCGAGCAACGGGTCGCGCGGTGCCCATTTTAACTCAATACCTTATCGACCGCTGCTAG